Below is a genomic region from Brassica rapa cultivar Chiifu-401-42 chromosome A08, CAAS_Brap_v3.01, whole genome shotgun sequence.
AATCCGAACTGAACCAAACGAAATCACACCCGCAAAAACTCACAAAATAATCagattttacaatataaaaatataaaattttaaataaatattttatcgcaggtcttatcctagtgtcataagaaagaaaaaaaatctactttatatatatagattttgtttGTCAATTTAAAAGAGCCCATCATTAATATGTTCTTTCAACATTATTAGCTTTTATAATAAGATCAAAACTCATATATGTGAATCAATCAACGGTTTGGTCAATGATCATCAatgtaaattttcttaaaatttacaTCCAAAAATGTATGTACATGCAAATCACAAATTTGGAAATCAgcttcaaataaaaatatattccacgtatgtatatatatttaatggaCTTCTTAATAACTAACTGTGtgcaaaactataaaaaaaaatacatgtattttaaCATAAATCGTGACTATTAAAAAATCCCAACATGACTCTTGAAAAagaaatgttaaaatattacaaatacatgAACAAAGGTTTGTCAATATTacattcataaataaaaaaacttcatCCGCGATTAAATTCAAACTCTATGTAACACAACACCTATAAAATTTTGACCTCACATCTCTATTTATGACTATTTAGCTTTTCATTTAATTAGTTAAGATTTCTTCATTAGTCAAAAgtctattttaaataaaatgtgaTCTAATTTATGATGTTCCACTTATTGTATTTTccatttaagaaaatattcctCCTTTTATGTGACAAAAAGTTAACAGAGATAAAAGAAAACCTCATACTTTACAACCACTATATATAGACATACAATCATTACTACACCACAgttattgaaaataaaaatatcaaacagAAAACATTGATCATGGGGAAGTTATCATGTTCTTATTTTCTTGTATTCACGATTATATTTTCAGGTAATTTCATTTTTGTCATTTCTAATTAAACATGCAAAAATATTagcatatataaataaacaaataatatattcttacaaaaaaaataaacaaataatatatatatacaattttttttgttgatgtcttgttttttttgtagcGTGTTTAATGGTTGAAAGAGCTGAAGGAAAATATTGTGAAATAACCATTGACAAAGAACAAACATGCATCCACTCCTTATGCGTTCAAGACTGCTACGCGCTTTACAATGGTGTTGCACATTGTGTGGACGATCCTGAAGTTCCCGGATCTAATCTTAACTGCCGTTGTAAATATAACTGTTAAAGGGATGACTTTTGAAGATATGCGatacatatattaaataaatgtaagGTTTCTTTAATCGGAATAAACATTAtggaaattttaattaatatttgctATTTTTCTTCAGGATGAGATtcacaataataattaaattaataataatttatttgattacaTTTCTACACGATATATTTTCTGTTTAATATACTATATTTCCAATATTATGTTGATGAAATATCGTTTCACTAGGTGATATTGCTATCTGACATTGGATTAACAATTATAAATTCAGTGATCCATAAGATTTATGAAAATTAGATTACCATCCAGaatgaaatttaattatttactacaatcatttatttttaaccaAGCGTATGTGATCTCACAAGGCGTTCCATGGATTTCTAAAAGACCCGCGTTTGAATATGTTGCTAACCTAGATAAATATGGCGCTTGGTCATTAGAGCTTTTCACATTCTCTCTCCGGAAAAAAGGTTTACCCCAATCGTTTTTATTCTATGGAccacattttttcttttcttttcattctAAGTCAATTCTCACGTGGAAGTCACACTcgcagaaaataaaaaaaaaactttttttttttgaaaaaaggcttagaaaatgaaaaaactttTGGGCATTTTTTGTCCTTTCGAAACTAGAAATGTGTTTCAGTTTTAGGCACACTCGCAGAAAATACGAAAGCTTTTGGGAATTTTTGTCCTTGCGAAATTAAAGATGTGTTTCGGTTTGGAGTAGTATAAGTTGTATCTTTAGTATGAGTGTAGTTAGTTTTAATTggtatgttatatatatatatattttttttttcttattccacTTTATGTTAATCTTATCAAGGATTGTTCCATAAAAAAATGCATTGTAGAATCAAAAGACATAATATTCCACCAGAATGTATAGCTCTCCGCCAACACTaataacacacaaaaaaaccTTCATATCCTAAAGGATCTCGAGTTCTAAGAAGATTAATCCATAAATTTTTCATCAACGTTTGGGAAAGACAATCATGAGCAACATTTGGTTTGCACCGGTTAATATAACTCGACACcggtttatttatttgattgcTCTTTCTTTGGCTGGTCCTTCTTTTGCTGGTCCTTTTGCTGGTCACTGACACGTAGGAGCGATCTTAACAATTGGTTTGTCTTTGGGTCTTATTAGCTTTAGCGCCGGATGAACCTTGAGGTCTCCAGCTACTAGCTTTTGTCCAACGTCCAGTAGGCTGAGATCTACTTCTATATATGGAGGGATGATCTCTGCCGGACATAGGAACTTTACTGTTCTTTTGATCTTATTCAGAGATGCTCCTACGTAAAAGAACAAGAAAAATGGCTATCAATATTGAAAATCTAACAAGAAATAAGATGGCAATCTACAAAATTGTTATGAAAtagttttctttgtattttattaaaatattttttggaattAGTAGAATGACATTCCATTcatattaaatgataaaaaatctGTAGAATTAATGGAATCAACCATTCCATATCATTTTAGTTCCAACAAAATTGTAATCGAGTTGTATCCTAACTGTATGCaatactaaaacaaaaaaaaaacattttcttttaaCAAAGTCGACACTACTAGAAAACTCCAacaatactttttaaaaagaaaatataaaattttacaaacaCATGAACAAATAAAGAAACTTCATCCGCGTTACAATGAAGATTGAGTCCTACTAGCAATTAAGATGCAGTTCTCATACTTAGAACATCTTTAGTGGTGGCAAGCGAacgtatttttcaaaaattaatagaatattaacttttgattatataattttttttcttttcttttctttttaacaacTAATCATTCATAGATGGACATGTGTAAAAAAGTGTATCAACTTTTGGTCCATAGTACATTGCAGAAGAATCCATTGTCacaaattaaatgttttttccTACTTTTTCAATATTATATGTAGTGGGTAGATACTCCTTAAGGTAATACCACTAAAAATACCCTTAAATTATGTTGGgtctataatttttttccttttttctgcTTTCCATTCAAATTCATTATAACACCTACAAAATTTTGATTCCACATATCTATTTATGATTTGTTAGGTTTTCATTTAATTAGATAATGATTTTATCATTAGTCAAAAgtctattttaaataaaatcttatcTAATTAATGTTCTATTTATTGTATTTTccatttaagaaaatatttctcctttatatgataaaaatttaacaagaaaaataacATCACATACCTTATAACCAGtatatatatagacatataATCATTTTTACACCCACAGtcattgaaaagaaaaatatcaaacaaaGAATACTGATCATGACGAAGTTATCATGTTCTTATTTTCTTGTACTGGTGATTATATTTTTAGGTATTTTCATTTTGCCATTTTCAATTAAACATGCAAAAATATttgcatatgtatatatataatttttgttgatgtCTTGCTTTTTTTGTAGCGTGTTTAATGGTTGAAAGAGCTGAGGGAAAGCTATGTCAAATAACCATTAACAAAGAACAGACATGTATAATATCCTTTTGCATTCAAGATTGCTATGCGCTTTATAATGGCGTTGGACATTGTTTGGACGATCCTAAAATTCCCGGACATAATCTTAACTGTCGCTGTAAATATAATTGTTAAAAGGAtaattttttgaagaaaatgtgataaatatattaaataaatgtaagGTTTCTTGTGTTACAAAAACATGTAAGGTTTCTTTAACTggaatctctactaataaaagggagcttttgaggctccacatgacgtccacatcagcggaaaaaatttctcccaaaagatgacacgtggcataaaatatagttttacattttaatattaattattttcgaaaattgtaaaaaaatatgtaaacatacagcattaaaaaaatggaaaaactacattaaacatatgtaagattactatttttcacttaaaaaaaaagacggcttatctccataatgtaacattaccgttttataaaaaataaaacaaaaaaaattatatataatttcgaaaataataattatatgtaaaacatacaacataaaaatggaaatactacaataaacataaatatgtttgactatttgtccaagttcttctattaaacattgccgttttacattaaaaatagaaaaatacgtaaaaatttaaacatctatcttaaaatataaaatatagacattaactaaatataaagtataaaaaagagaaatactcaatatataaaaaaataataagtaaatattataaatatataaatatacgaattatatatacaataataagtaaatgcacaatttttaaaaatgaaaagagtatattaaatattaaacatctatcttaaaatgtaaaatatagatattaagtaaatagaaaatataagaaaaagaaataaacaacttaaaaacaatgaaaaaagtatattaagatttaaacatctatcttaaaatgtaaaatatagatattacgcaaatagaaagtataagaaaaggaaatacacaatttaaaaaaaaatggaaaaagtacattagtatttaaacatctatcttaaaatgtaaatcaatcttaaaatataaaataatttaaaaaaaaatggaaaaagtacattagtatttaaacatctatcttaaaatgtaactcaatcttaaaatataaaattattagtaaatagaaagtataagaaataaaaatacacgatataaagaaaaataaataataagtaaatatataatataatctcgaaagatgacacgtgacattaaacatatgtaagattactatttttcacttaaaaaaaaaagacggcttatctccataatgtaacattaccgttttataaaaaaacaaaaaacattatatataatttcgaaaataataaatatatgtaaaacatacaacataaaaatggaaatactacaataaacataaatatgtttgactatttgtccaagttcttctattaaacattgtcgttttacattaaaaatagaaaaatacgtaaagatttaaacatctatcttaaaatataaaatatagacattaactaaatataaagtataaaaaagagaaatactcaatataaaaaaaaataataagtaaatattataaatatacgaattatatatacaataataagtaaatgcacaattttttaaaaatggaaagagtatattaaatattaaacatctatcttaaaatgtaaaatatagatattaagtaaatagaaaatataagaaaaagaaatacacaagttaaaaacaatgaaaaaagtatattaagatttaaacatctatcttaaaatgtaaaatatagatattacgcaaatagaaagtataagaaaaggaaatacacaatttaaaaaaatagaaaaagtacattagtatttaaacatctatcttaaaatgtaaatcaatcttaaaatattaaattattagtaaatagaaagtataagaaataaaaatacacaatataaagaaaaataaataataagtaaatatataatataatctcgaaagatgacacgtggcataaaatatagttttacattttaatattacttatttttgaaaattataaaaaatatgtaaacatacagcataaaaaaatggaaaaactacattaaacatatgtaagattactatttttcacttaaaaaaagacggtttatctccatcatgtaacattaccgttttatacaaacaacaaaaaacattatatataattttaaaaataataaatatatgtaaaacatacaacataaaaattgaaatactacattaaacatatgtaagattaccattttacatttttattttaagaaaataatatgtaaacatacaacataaaaaataaaaaaactacattaaacatatgtaagattaccatttttcactaaaaaaaaagacggcttatctccataatgtaacattactattttgtaaaaaagaaaattatatataatttcgaaaataataaataatatgtaaacatacaccataaaaaatggaaatactacattaaacatatgtaaaattaccattttacatttaaaaataaaaataatatgtaaacatacaacataaaaaatggaaaaactacattaaacatatgtaagattaccgttgttcactaaaaaaacgggttatcttcataatgtaacattaccattttattaaaaaaagaaaaaaaacataaatataaatatttgactatttatccaagttcttctattaaatattgccgttttacattaaaaatagaaaaatacgtaaagatttaaacatctatcttaaaatataaaatatagacattaactaaatataaagtataagaaagagaaatactcaatatatagaaaaataaataataagtaaatattttgaatatataaatatacgaattatatatacaataataagtgaatgcacaatttttaaaaaatggaaagagtacattaaatattaaacatctatcttaaaatgtaaaatatagatattaagtaaatagaaagtataagaaaaggaaatacacaatttaaaaaaatggaaaaaatacattagtatttaaacatctatcttaaaatgtaaatcaatcttaaaatataaaattattagtaaatagaaattataggaaatagaaatacacaatataaagaaaaataaataataagtaaatatataatataagtgaataccaaatttaaaaaatgggaaattacattaagatttaaaaatatatatattaaaatttaaaatatagatattacgtaaatagaaagtataacaaatggaaatatacaatttaaaaaaatggaaaacgtacactaagatttaaacatctatcttaaaatgtaaaatagagatattaagtaaattaaaagtacaagaaatggaaatacatatacaggaaaataaataataagtaaataatgtaaatatataatatatgaattatatatgtaataataagtaaatacacaatttttttaaaaatggaaaaagttcatcaagcattaaacatctatcttaaaatgtaaaatatataatataagtaaatacacaatttaaaaatggaaaaagtacattaatatttaaatatctatttaaaaatataaaatatagatattacgtaaataaaaatataagaaatggaaataaacattttaaaaaatggaaaaagtacattaagatttaagcatctatcttaaaatgtacttctatcttaaaatggtagtaaattatataaaaatggaaataccacattaaacaaaaaaaaatgtatagttttacatcaaaaaagtctctataaaactcattattccatccacatcaatttcacactattaaggaaaatttcaaagcactcgagcaaaaaaatggtttcactatcaactcttgccgtcccaaaaacctttaatgaccttgaatgagatttttttataacaacaaactttttgttatgtggattcattgttgggaaacacgcaacttccaaaagccaaacttattcatgggaattgaattgtttttcatagactcaaaggtattcttacaaatttaaattaatctaatccataattttattgttaatattcatactaactctttcatgatcaaaccatttcagttaataaccattcaagcgtttatcccgaaacactttcttcctcgccgaatcaagtattggttcatattggtttagtattgtttttggtttactaaccggtttaggatggtcctattgtaaatataatataagttggtttagcatatattatgtttaaaataacttaaattaaataataataataataatatgcttaaaatataattttagagacttttcaaatataatttacagaacattataggtgatgaatttaatttattaaattcgtttattacttaaaactaagtttttaaaaaaaacgtaccgagttataaatattaatgatggattggtgagtataacatgaagacaaaaatataaatatctgattttcaagataagaaattcagcttttattcagatactcaatatataatatcttaaattattttttaaaaaatatacataatttatatatttagattaatcttccaaacttaaactattatattatatatgaataatgtttttaaataaaaataatttctgatttaaaataaaaataaaaacaacaaatgtttattttcaaataatggatgtaatttacattataatatcatttaacaagtatcagatacgttttgatatatcattattttctatttccagaaaacaataaattgttaaacatcaatatcatctaggttaagtatacgaacaacaaaaattcaaacatcacaaaaaatatttacataaccattataatacaataatttaatcaaaaatacaattaaaaaatattaaaaagaatagttatatacttaatatttgaaaataaaagatatttttgctaaaattgtacttacctggccaaggagatcgaccatcattttacggatcgatcgaatgttgagcatgtggtcgatccaaaaatactatgcagtttaataaaatctctaaaacatttattccaacactcaaaagatagttttgttaaatatgataactagatagccaataaaattacaaaaaaatatttaaatagtaaaaaatatgttaatttaacgtgttaaaatttaaaaataaattttaattatgacatgcattttaacatttatataaatataaatcatagcctaaatataaataatttaacaacttcaattagaaaaaaataaaaatcccgggcgtagcccgggttaatccctagtaaaCATTATGGAGAATAAATGTAAGGTTTAATTTCTTTAATCGgaataaaattatggaaattttaattaatagtaGTACATAGACTCATATCAGTTTATTAATATTTGCTATTTTTCTTCATGATGAGattcacaaaaataataaaataaataatctcTTATTTGATTGCATATCTACACAatatcttttctgtttattGTACTATATATTGTCAATATTATGTTGCGACTTGCGAGACTGTTCCGGCAGTTAGATTCGTTGGATGAAAGTGTGTTGGAAATAGTTTACGACGACGATTGTGTGTAGAGCTGGGCACGGATCCAATactactatatttttatatattaaaagagaagcattataACATATGTATTAGTCATGTATCGTCagtataatgatttttttgaatcttaGAAAAATAGATTGATCCATCTCAATAGATAataaactaggtgttttgtctCAATTTACGGGCTTaacaattttacaaaaaaaaattgaaaatagatatattattaGTTCAAAAAACATTAGagtgattaattaaatattacatttttaatatttaatcgtaatttgtaattttttttgtcttatgtgatgtatatattaaaatagagccggtttaatattactaaaccaaatataatataaatatatatataatattagtaTAATTGAGATATATTATTTGAATTGGTAAATATATTAAACCAAATTAATATTCTGAACATGATGATAAATTGCCAGCTagatcaataaaattatttattgagATTAATAATTGAGCATAAAATATGACTAAGcgtaaaattatgaaaaacatgacaaataagcaaattcatttttttttaaatgttagcATAATTGAGATATATTATTTGAATTGGTAAATATTACTAAACCAAATATGACTAAACCAAATTAATATTCTGAAGATAATAATAAATTACCAATTAAAtcactaaaattatttattaagattaataactgaaaataaaatatgactaagcctaaaattatagaaagcaagacaaataagcaaatttacttcttaaataatagtatagattttttttattaaactaaccgtaacttaattattaatgtttttcattttttccttaaataaaaattatggaattacctaatgtggctaaaatatatatatgaaaactaataattttgattaataaagatttaataaaaattagtatatcttctatcatttaaaaaaaataacttattaaataactaaacaaccacattaaccatataataaaaacaaaattattcgtatatttgaatttcttaaaatgactataaattactaaaatttaaaatttttgtgaaCCAtacgttaatttttttttatgataagaTACAAACGATTAGAAAATTCATACAAGTAAAATATGTCAAttagtaaatattaaaattaaaactatatatatatatatatatatttacatataatatttttaaattaaactatataccatataaatacataaatattttaatttcaaaatttgcttTGGAcaatttttatttgataaatgttttaaacaaatattgacaacttaatatttaaattttaaaatttgcattgaattttttaaaaaattataaattactaaaactattaaacatccgacaataaaatatttgttattagTGACTTAAGgcttttgttataaaaatatagaaataatcaaaataacatgagtagaaaatattatttaatagatatcaataccaaaaatatactatatatctatgttaatatcattaaatttaattatataccatataaaatagaaaaagtgtttgtatgtatttataaaatttatttatatgttcgtatcaatttaattatatatgtaatagttaacaacattttatttattcaatatatttattatttaataatatataaaataacatataacataaaaataagtcatatataatgttcatctcGCACAAGGTGTCGGTCTTAAGTTAGTTATTTAGTATTTATGATTTGTTTCGTACTTCACAGATATCTAATTTTCTGATTTgctttatttttaatgatattGAGTTTTAGCATTTTTCTGATCGAATCGAATAAATTTAACGGATAAAATGTTCGCCCTGATTGGTTGAAGAAAGATCTTGGACTTTAGTATTGCTCAACAACTACTTTTATTTTACCCTACGTGGACACATCTCACCTTCTTTCTTGGCTTTGTATGACTAAAGACAAGTTCCTCTTTTATTACCAACTCTGGTAGATGAGAATattcatttttgttaattaaccATTGACAAATCTCCATGGAAGCTTATAAGCAATGAGTTTGGAGAAATAGAGAGTATGA
It encodes:
- the LOC103834957 gene encoding defensin-like protein 159 — protein: MGKLSCSYFLVFTIIFSACLMVERAEGKYCEITIDKEQTCIHSLCVQDCYALYNGVAHCVDDPEVPGSNLNCRCKYNC
- the LOC103834956 gene encoding defensin-like protein 159; translated protein: MTKLSCSYFLVLVIIFLACLMVERAEGKLCQITINKEQTCIISFCIQDCYALYNGVGHCLDDPKIPGHNLNCRCKYNC